In the Bacteroidota bacterium genome, TTACCAAACAAATAATTCCTTGCAGGGATACAGCGCCAGTGTTAGCGGCAACCAAAAAGGACTGGTATGGAATGCCCGCTATAGCCATAAACTATCCGGTAATTATAAAAATGCTTTTGATGGAAAAGTATTGAATTCAGGCTTTAAAGAAAGCAATTTTAGCGGCATGTTTGGGCTTACAAAAAAATGGGGCTATTCGCACTTGCATGTTGGTTATTACAATTTGTCACTTGGTTTACCCGAAGGGGAGCGAGATAGCATAAGCGGAAAGTTTTTAAAACAAGTTGCATTGAATGATAGCACTTTAGAAACAGTAATAGCATCGCAAAATGACTTGAAAGGTTATACATTTTGGGAACCGCGGCAAAAAATTAATCATGTTAAAATGGTATGGAATAACAGTATTGTTGCAGGCCGCGGAAGAATTGGCGCCTCACTTGGGTTTCAACAAAACATGCGACAAGAATTTGGTGATGTTTTGGCTCCCAAGCAATATGGGCTTTATTTTTTATTGAATAGTATAAATTACGATTTGCGCTATATTTTCCCTGAAAAAAACAACTGGAATTTAGCAACAGGGATAAATGGTATGCAACAAATTTCGCGCAATAAGGGAATAGAATACTTAATTCCGGAATATGATTTGTTTGATGCAGGCGCATTTTTTATTGTAAAAAAATCAATACAAAAATTAGATATCAGTGGCGGGCTCCGATACGATACCCGAACTGAAAACGGAACTGAACTTTATTTGGATTCATTAGGTGTAATGGCATCGGCAAACGAAACAGGTGCGGCACGTAAGTTTGAAAAATTCAACCTTAATTTCTCAGGTATTTCGGGAAGTATAGGTGGCACGTATCAGTTTACAGAATCGGTATTTGCCAAAATTAATGCTTCACGCGGTTATCGGGCTCCTGCCATATCAGAACTGGCATCAAATGGAATGCATGAAGGTACTTTGCGGTATGAACTTGGAAATGTAAACTTAAAACCCGAAACCAGCCTTCAAACAGATTTAGAGTTTGGAATAAATAAAGATCACATTTCACTTGAAGTAGATGTATTTAACAACCGAATTAATAACTTCATTTTTCCTGTTAAACTACTGGCACAAGCCGGTGGAGACTCCATTAGTGAAGGCTTAAGTACTTTTAAATATGTGGCTGGAACGGCAAATTTATTCGGTGCTGAACTGGTGTTGGATTTACATCCGCATCCACTCGATTGGCTGCACTTCGAGAATTCTTTTTCAATTGTTAATGCCCAACAGCTTCACCAACCCGATTCGATGCGCTATTTGCCCTTTACCCCAACACCAAAGCTGCGTTCCGAATTAAAAGCAAGTGGCAAAAGTCTTGGAAAAAAAGTAAAAAATTGTTACGCAAAAATGGAGTTCGAATACTATTTTGCTCAAACAAATATATATTCTGCAGCCAATACAGAAAGTACTACTCCACAGTATTTTCTAATTCATGCAGGTTTGGGAACAGATGTGGTGAATAAAAGTAAAAAGGTATTGTTTAGTTTTTATT is a window encoding:
- a CDS encoding TonB-dependent receptor, with amino-acid sequence MSLKIKIQIGKLLFLQFCIPFLAYAQNSLSGIITDSKDKLPIPGVAIYFPDLRTGAITNADGNYLIKNLPNGKFSISVKYLGYTTQNLSLEIKGDLKKDFELTEGVVESKEFIVTGVSQATERSRTPTPVSLVPKAALLENTSTNIIDALAKQPGIAQLSTGQGISKPVIRGLGFNRVVVVNDGIRQEGQQWGDEHGIEIDEYSVNTVEILKGPASLSYGSDAMAGVINFISAPTALEGEINGNLISNYQTNNSLQGYSASVSGNQKGLVWNARYSHKLSGNYKNAFDGKVLNSGFKESNFSGMFGLTKKWGYSHLHVGYYNLSLGLPEGERDSISGKFLKQVALNDSTLETVIASQNDLKGYTFWEPRQKINHVKMVWNNSIVAGRGRIGASLGFQQNMRQEFGDVLAPKQYGLYFLLNSINYDLRYIFPEKNNWNLATGINGMQQISRNKGIEYLIPEYDLFDAGAFFIVKKSIQKLDISGGLRYDTRTENGTELYLDSLGVMASANETGAARKFEKFNLNFSGISGSIGGTYQFTESVFAKINASRGYRAPAISELASNGMHEGTLRYELGNVNLKPETSLQTDLEFGINKDHISLEVDVFNNRINNFIFPVKLLAQAGGDSISEGLSTFKYVAGTANLFGAELVLDLHPHPLDWLHFENSFSIVNAQQLHQPDSMRYLPFTPTPKLRSELKASGKSLGKKVKNCYAKMEFEYYFAQTNIYSAANTESTTPQYFLIHAGLGTDVVNKSKKVLFSFYFSASNITNVAYQSHLSRLKYAPENYASGRNGIFNMGRNFSFKLMIPIAFKQNN